One window from the genome of Streptomyces sp. WZ-12 encodes:
- a CDS encoding GTP-binding protein, with protein MVFGRAERRRRSAPAEPVTLKILVAGGFGVGKTTLVGAVSEIRPLRTEEHLTEAGRPVDDLHGVEAKSTTTVAMDFGRITVHDALVLYLFGTPGQDRFWFLWDELARGALGAVVLADTRRLEDSFAAIDYFERRGLPFVVAVNCFDGADRYPAESVRDALDLDPGVPVLLCDARVQGSARDVLVAVVEHAMQRSAQQPEPALP; from the coding sequence ATGGTCTTCGGGCGTGCTGAGCGCCGTCGCCGGTCTGCCCCGGCCGAGCCGGTGACGCTCAAGATCCTCGTCGCCGGCGGTTTCGGCGTCGGCAAGACCACCCTGGTGGGCGCGGTCAGCGAGATCCGGCCGCTGCGGACCGAGGAGCATCTGACCGAGGCCGGCCGGCCGGTCGACGACCTGCACGGCGTCGAGGCCAAGTCCACCACCACCGTGGCGATGGACTTCGGCCGGATCACCGTCCACGACGCCCTGGTCCTCTACCTCTTCGGCACCCCCGGCCAGGACCGCTTCTGGTTCCTGTGGGACGAGTTGGCCCGCGGCGCGCTCGGCGCGGTGGTGCTCGCCGACACCCGCCGCCTGGAGGACAGCTTCGCCGCCATCGACTACTTCGAGCGCCGCGGCCTGCCCTTCGTCGTCGCCGTGAACTGCTTCGACGGCGCTGACCGCTACCCCGCCGAGTCCGTCCGGGACGCCCTCGACCTCGACCCCGGGGTGCCGGTGCTGCTCTGCGACGCCCGGGTCCAGGGCTCCGCGCGGGACGTGCTGGTCGCCGTCGTCGAGCACGCGATGCAGCGCAGCGCCCAGCAGCCGGAGCCCGCGCTTCCCTGA
- the glpK gene encoding glycerol kinase GlpK, whose amino-acid sequence MTSQHTAPSRSRRGAADGSYVAAIDQGTTSSRCIVFDRSGAVVAVDQREHRQIFPRPGWVEHDAGEIWAKVQDVVAGALAKAGLRADQLSALGITNQRETTVLWDRATGEPVHHAVVWQDTRTDRLCVELGGAEGQDRFRETTGLPLASYFSGPKAAWLLDAVPGLRARAERGEIAFGTIDSWLIWNLTGGTEGGVHVTDVTNASRTMLMDLTTLQWDPALLSAMRIPEAVLPEIRSSAEVYGTAVGQLAGVPVASALGDQQAAVFGQACYGVGEAKNTYGTGSFLLLNTGDRPVRSKNGLLTTVGYRLGGERPVYCLEGSIAVTGALVQWFRDQLGLIASAADIEPLAASVPDNGGAYVVPAFSGLFAPYWRADARGVITGLTGYVTKAHLARAVLEATSWQTREVVDAMVQDAGVPITRLKADGGMTANGLLMQHQADVLGVPVIRPVVAETTCLGAAYAAGLATGVWQDLDELRSHWQPDAEWTPRLEAAAREREYANWRRAVARSLGWLTPDGAPEPDPAP is encoded by the coding sequence ATGACCAGCCAGCACACCGCTCCGTCGAGGAGCCGGCGGGGCGCGGCGGACGGCAGCTACGTCGCCGCGATCGACCAGGGCACCACGTCCAGCCGCTGCATCGTCTTCGACCGCTCCGGCGCGGTGGTCGCCGTCGACCAGCGCGAGCACCGGCAGATCTTCCCCCGGCCCGGCTGGGTGGAGCACGACGCCGGCGAGATCTGGGCGAAGGTGCAGGACGTGGTGGCGGGCGCGCTGGCCAAGGCGGGCCTGCGGGCCGACCAGTTGAGCGCGCTGGGCATCACCAACCAGCGGGAGACCACGGTGTTGTGGGACCGGGCCACCGGCGAACCGGTCCACCACGCCGTGGTCTGGCAGGACACCCGCACCGACCGGCTCTGCGTCGAACTGGGCGGCGCGGAGGGTCAGGACCGCTTCCGCGAGACCACCGGGCTGCCGCTGGCGAGCTACTTCTCCGGGCCGAAGGCGGCCTGGCTGCTGGACGCGGTACCGGGGCTGCGGGCCCGCGCCGAGCGCGGCGAGATCGCGTTCGGCACCATCGACTCCTGGCTGATCTGGAACCTGACCGGCGGCACCGAGGGCGGGGTGCACGTCACGGACGTGACCAACGCCAGCCGCACGATGCTGATGGACCTGACCACCCTCCAGTGGGACCCGGCGCTCCTGTCGGCGATGCGGATACCGGAGGCGGTGCTGCCGGAGATCCGGTCGTCGGCCGAGGTGTACGGGACGGCGGTGGGTCAACTGGCCGGCGTGCCGGTGGCGTCGGCGCTGGGCGACCAGCAGGCGGCGGTCTTCGGGCAGGCGTGCTACGGCGTCGGCGAGGCCAAGAACACCTACGGCACCGGCTCGTTCCTGCTGCTGAACACCGGCGACCGTCCGGTCCGGTCGAAGAACGGGCTGCTGACGACGGTGGGCTACCGGCTCGGCGGGGAGCGGCCCGTCTACTGCCTGGAGGGCTCGATCGCCGTCACGGGCGCGCTGGTGCAGTGGTTCCGCGACCAGCTCGGGCTGATCGCGTCGGCGGCCGACATCGAGCCGCTGGCGGCGAGCGTCCCGGACAACGGCGGCGCCTATGTCGTCCCGGCGTTCTCCGGCCTGTTCGCGCCGTACTGGCGCGCCGACGCCCGCGGGGTGATCACCGGGCTGACCGGCTACGTCACCAAGGCCCATCTGGCGCGGGCGGTGTTGGAGGCGACCAGTTGGCAGACCCGCGAGGTGGTGGACGCGATGGTCCAGGACGCGGGGGTGCCGATCACCCGGCTGAAGGCGGACGGCGGGATGACCGCCAACGGGCTGCTGATGCAGCATCAGGCCGATGTGCTGGGGGTGCCGGTGATCCGCCCGGTGGTCGCGGAGACGACCTGCCTGGGCGCCGCGTACGCGGCCGGACTGGCGACCGGGGTGTGGCAGGACCTGGACGAGCTGCGGTCCCATTGGCAACCGGACGCCGAGTGGACGCCGCGTCTGGAGGCGGCGGCCCGGGAGCGGGAGTACGCCAACTGGCGCCGGGCGGTGGCGCGGAGCCTGGGTTGGCTGACCCCGGACGGCGCTCCGGAGCCCGATCCGGCGCCCTGA
- a CDS encoding bifunctional diguanylate cyclase/phosphodiesterase codes for MPAWTDQLRFAFQPVVNLATGSVAALEPLARHEDGDVDVLTCARRAPDLDAEVAALAVRAAAEQETLLPLHVNVCAGTVAQRPELMPLGKAVRDVGRRPGEITLDLVGPFTEVPERELRAAVAGLRDEGYRICADGVGDGDLPLRLLGELAPDLVKLDRSLCVRLERDAGRQAAVAAMRQLCERVGGLLAIEGVETERQYAAVREAGVQLAQGHLFAPPSRRATAEVYLPVPQPSPAGGRPAPYRPPSGPPVAQFLQPAALLPMSASADAVRNHLTGSPEVSGVLLVDADGVPVRAIHRDRFLLSLSGRYGHALYADRPALRLADRPRTVGVDATAWQVLDVIADGERARTGDDVAVVDERGRCIGVVHLADILRALAESRVEEAARLNPLTRLPGSDAVNGEVDRRIAEGREFALSWLDVDGFKQVNDGAGFAAGDELIRAVGRTLAEVAAAEPASRVGHIGGDDFLVLAESDGLEPFAAALLDVAWAAGTMPVTLSLATVVCPPGSVTGHGAAAAALAPLKKAAKELPGASWVVGRPGAERTEVRRGADARVPAPAEAADRAGAGSGAETGSGARP; via the coding sequence GTGCCTGCCTGGACCGACCAGCTCCGCTTCGCCTTCCAGCCCGTGGTGAACCTCGCGACCGGCTCGGTCGCCGCGCTGGAGCCGCTCGCCCGCCATGAGGACGGCGACGTCGACGTGTTGACCTGTGCGAGACGCGCCCCCGATCTGGACGCCGAGGTGGCCGCGCTCGCCGTCCGGGCCGCGGCGGAGCAGGAGACGCTGCTGCCGCTGCACGTCAACGTGTGCGCCGGGACGGTCGCGCAGCGGCCGGAGCTGATGCCGCTGGGCAAGGCGGTGCGGGACGTGGGGCGTCGGCCCGGGGAGATCACCCTGGATCTGGTCGGCCCGTTCACCGAGGTGCCCGAGCGGGAGCTGCGGGCGGCGGTGGCGGGGCTGCGGGACGAGGGGTACCGGATCTGCGCGGACGGCGTCGGGGACGGCGATCTGCCGCTCCGGCTGCTTGGCGAACTAGCGCCGGATCTGGTCAAGTTGGACCGTTCGCTGTGCGTGCGGCTGGAGCGCGATGCGGGGCGGCAGGCGGCGGTGGCCGCGATGCGGCAACTGTGCGAGCGGGTGGGCGGGCTGCTGGCGATCGAGGGGGTGGAGACCGAGCGGCAGTACGCGGCGGTGCGGGAGGCCGGGGTGCAGTTGGCGCAGGGGCACCTGTTCGCGCCGCCGTCGCGGCGGGCGACGGCGGAGGTGTACCTGCCGGTCCCGCAGCCGTCGCCGGCGGGCGGCCGGCCGGCGCCGTACCGCCCGCCGTCCGGCCCGCCGGTGGCGCAGTTCCTGCAACCGGCGGCGCTGCTGCCGATGTCGGCGTCGGCGGACGCGGTGCGCAACCATCTGACCGGCTCACCCGAGGTGTCGGGGGTGCTGCTGGTGGACGCGGACGGGGTGCCGGTGCGGGCGATCCACCGGGACCGCTTCCTGCTGTCGCTGTCCGGGCGTTACGGGCACGCGCTGTACGCGGACCGGCCGGCGCTGCGGCTGGCGGACCGGCCGCGGACGGTCGGGGTGGACGCCACCGCCTGGCAGGTGCTGGATGTGATCGCGGACGGGGAGCGGGCCCGTACCGGGGACGACGTGGCGGTGGTGGACGAGCGCGGCCGGTGCATCGGAGTGGTGCACCTCGCCGACATCCTGCGGGCGCTGGCCGAGAGCCGGGTGGAGGAGGCGGCCCGGCTCAACCCGCTGACCCGGCTGCCTGGTTCGGACGCGGTCAACGGCGAGGTGGACCGGCGGATCGCCGAGGGGCGGGAGTTCGCGCTGAGTTGGCTGGACGTGGACGGGTTCAAGCAGGTCAACGACGGGGCGGGGTTCGCGGCGGGCGATGAGCTGATCCGGGCGGTGGGCCGGACGCTGGCGGAGGTGGCGGCGGCGGAGCCGGCCAGCCGGGTGGGGCACATCGGCGGGGACGACTTCCTGGTGCTGGCCGAGTCGGACGGGCTGGAGCCGTTCGCCGCGGCGCTGTTGGACGTGGCCTGGGCGGCGGGCACGATGCCGGTGACGCTGTCGCTGGCGACGGTGGTCTGCCCGCCGGGCAGCGTCACCGGCCACGGGGCGGCGGCGGCCGCGCTGGCGCCGTTGAAGAAGGCCGCCAAGGAACTGCCGGGCGCGAGCTGGGTGGTGGGGCGCCCCGGCGCCGAGCGCACCGAGGTGCGGCGCGGGGCGGACGCGCGGGTGCCGGCACCGGCGGAGGCGGCGGACCGGGCGGGCGCGGGCAGCGGTGCGGAAACCGGGAGCGGCGCACGACCTTGA